The Acinonyx jubatus isolate Ajub_Pintada_27869175 chromosome D1, VMU_Ajub_asm_v1.0, whole genome shotgun sequence genome includes a window with the following:
- the LOC106979547 gene encoding olfactory receptor 9I1, whose product MDTNNLTTVTEFILMGFTDYHMLEIPLFLTFLIFYIVTLLGNVGMIVLIQVDVQLHMPMYFFLSHLALLDACYASVITPQILATLATGTTVISYGQCGTQFFFFTFCAGTECFLLAVMAYDRYVAVSNPLLYTVAMNPRICWSLVVEAYVCGMLGSIVRTTCTFTLSFCDHNQINFFFCDLPPLLKLACNDTTNTEIVIVFFGNFVILANALVILISYLLIIKAILKVKSPGGKAKTFCTCASHLTAVALFFGTLIFMYQRSGSGKSLEEDKVVSVFYTVVIPMLNPLIYSLRNKDVKAAFRKVTGRLQVSLSV is encoded by the coding sequence ATGGACACGAATAATCTTACTACGGTAACAGAGTTCATTCTCATGGGCTTTACTGACTACCACATGTTGGAGATTCCCCTCTTCCTGACGTTTCTCATTTTCTATATCGTCACCCTTCTGGGGAATGTGGGGATGATCGTTCTGATCCAAGTGGATGTCCAACTCCACAtgcccatgtacttcttcctgagCCACCTCGCCCTGCTGGATGCCTGCTACGCCTCGGTCATCACTCCTCAGATCCTGGCCACACTGGCCACAGGCACGACGGTCATCTCCTATGGCCAGTGTGGTACCCAGTTCTTTTTCTTCACCTTCTGTGCAGGCACAGAGTGTTTCCTGCTGGCagtgatggcctatgaccgctatgttGCTGTTAGCAACCCACTGCTCTACACTGTAGCCATGAATCCTAGAATTTGCTGGAGTTTGGTGGTGGAAGCCTATGTCTGTGGGATGTTAGGGTCCATTGTGCGTACCACATGCACCTTCACCCTCTCCTTCTGTGACCACAATCAGATCAACTTCTTCTTCTGTGACCTCCCGCCCCTGCTGAAGCTCGCCTGCAATGACACAACAAACACTGAGATTGTCATTGTCTTCTTCGGCAACTTTGTGATCTTAGCCAATGCCTTGGTCATTCTGATATCCTACCTGCTCATCATCAAGGCCATTCTGAAGGTGAAGTCTCCAGGTGGCAAGGCCAAGACTTTCTGCACATGTGCCTCCCACCTCACTGCTGTGGCCCTTTTCTTTGGGACCCTCATCTTCATGTATCAGCGGAGTGGCTCGGGCAAGTCCCTGGAGGAAGACAAGGTCGTGTCTGTCTTCTACACTGTGGTCATCCCCATGCTAAACCCTCTGATCTACAGCCTAAGAAACAAGGATGTGAAAGCAGCCTTCAGAAAGGTCACTGGTAGACTCCAGGTGTCCCTGAGTGTGTAG